AGTTGCCTAAGGCccaaatggtgttgcataaggtaATAGGCAACACCAAGGGGGGGTTGCCAATGTGGAAGTGGTCGTAGACACCTAATGCAACATTTTGTACAACACTTGAAAGTATTGCATCAGGTTGATTTTGCAACAGTAAATCACCTATTGGCAACAATAGAAAGTGTTGCATTAGACCTGACAGGATAGTACAATTGGTCATACGTGACAACTGACACTTCAGATGCCACATCAGCAACAGGGGGTCCCAGAGCCACATCAGCATGTCACGTCAGCTGGGTCCCATCCTGCCACGTCAGCTGGGTCCCATCCTGCCACGTCAACATGTGGGGGCTCACAATGTCATGTCAGCAGCGGGACCTTTTCTGCCACGTCATATGTGCGGCCCACATTCtttatgcaacaccattttgATGCATATGCAAAACTATTTTCATTCAATTGCAACAGTATATACCACATTATACAACACCATTTTTTAAGTTGTAACAGTATTATAATCAAATGCAACACAATATAATGCAATATGCAACATCATATTCTGGAAAATACAACACTTGCAAACATAAAATTTGGACATAACAGGTCTGTTTTTACATGATACCTGCCATAAGTGGCATCCAGCAATACAGCCTTATCAGGCATCCAACAAAAACAGCCATATCGGGCATCCAACATAAACAGCCCTATCGGGCATCCAACATAAACAGCCCTATCGGGCATCCAACAAGTTCTAAATATACGAAAGTACCAAACTACATACACccaattataaatttaaaacaccAAAAGTACATCAAATCTTTCTTCAAATGAACAAAAATACCAAAGAACAAAGTCACTAAGAAGTTGCGCCTTGAGTGCCTTGAGTGACTGGAGTACCATTTTCCTCTTGATCACTGGAAACCGTGGCACATACGTCTTTGAGATTGAATGTCATACCAGGATTTGCTTCTCCCAATTTTTTCACCATCCAAGCCATGTTCTCCTGCAATTTCCTGTTGAACTTGGCCTTCAATTCGCTCTCAAGGACGCTTATCTTTTCAGTTAACTCTTGCACTTGTTGTGCAGTTGAGGCCTTAGTTCATGTCGAGACCGACTTAGTACCGGTCCTTCCAAGTAGCCAGTTAGGTGCATGGGCCTTTCCATCAGAAGCAACTGCATTTGCTTCAGCCTCCTTTCCCTCTTCCATCAACTTCTGAATTTTTGCCTGCAAAAATTGGTTAGTGCAGTAGCTAAATATGCCATTAATATAAACTGCCTCTATACAGTAAAATATACTTACAAGAAACTCCTTCATTTGTTCAGTATTTGACTTGTATTCCCGCCTTTCTTCTCGCTTACGAGTGATTGAATATATTTGTGCATCGCTTGGATGCTCAAGATTCGGATCAGCCTTTTTCTATCAAAAATGTACAAAATTGGTCCTTTAAATGCCTGAAAAATTGGGgtatttaaataatcaaatataCTAAGCTGATCAGCGCAAAATCATGGTTTTTAAAGACTGATCGATCTCGATCAATACAGAGGGAGTAATATTCAGCATTACAGAATTTAGACCAGAAAAAGACATAAAATTACGACTGTACAATCAAGACATAATCGTTTATCGAAAAAGACATAAAGCTATAAGCATACTGTAAAAATAGATTCAAAACCTAAGATACACAGGCACTTAGAGCAAAATGTGAAATAGAATGCCTGAAGAAATGTAATTGCACGGCTTATTCAAATACAAATGCTACAAACAAAAGTGGATGCCTGTTATGGTTTGGTGGTCTGATTGATACAAGAGGCTACTCAGAAAATGCATATAATCTATGTCAGGCTTGCCGCCTCTGAGTTAAGTCACTCATCTTTTTCCAAGCTATTATTCTTATAATATCTTCAAATTTTCATACACTTGAGCAAGTTTACTTTCACTATGGTTATGATTTGTTATGCATCAGGAAATAAGGGTTCCACACAAAAGAAGCGAGTTCGGCTCATATTAATATAGGTCTTTACAGCAATAACTTGTTATGTCAAATTCTGAATGCTTATTCCATTCTTTTAAACTAAGTTAAAAGAGATGCATGCATGAGTAAATGTTCTTCAGAGGACAGCATGCGGAAAACCTAATATTAGTACAAATAGAAAGGAAACAAGATTTTTAAGTGTGGATGCAGAAGAAATTTAACCTGGAAATATGTTTGTATTAACTATTTAGTACTCCTACTGTCATATAGAGAAAAAAACTTAACTTTAGACTAATCTTTGTTTCCCTAAACAAACAAAAATCTATTTAACAATCACACTTGAATAAAACCATCACACTTAAATAAAACACCCATCatgttataaataatatataaaaattcttACACAACACAAGCATACCTAAAAGGACACGATAAAATATATTACCTATTTACGATAACAAACAACCATAATGTAAATCATTGTGTTAAAAATAAACTTGCAAAATGAAAAACAATTACCAATTTTTCAACAACTAGGGTAACAGGTTTATGACCCAACGAGTGTGTCTCAACCAATGACTTACGATGCTCAGCATTTTCCCTAGCCAATTTCTGTAAAATTTCAACAAAATACGCAGATCAGGCCAGTTTTCATAAAATAAAAACAAGTACACAGATCATGCCAGTTTCTGTTAAGCAACCATTTAAGTAATTAAGGTTTTCCTATTTACTACTTAAACCGCCTCATCCCCCCAGTACTTTAAAAGCATTTTAAAATCCTCCAATGGGACCCGGTTTGGTCTATTATCCAGTCTGTCCTCATCGGTGTTGTATTTAGTGTAATGTGCTTTTTTTACACGAGCCTTGTGTATTTTCCAAGCATTACTAAGGGTAGTATAAACCCATTTCCTTCCTTCATCGGGAATAACATACTTGCCCTGTAATATATTAAGCATAAAAAGAATGActataatttattaatataatgTAGAAATTTGGAAAGTGATTTAATCTATGTTATAGAGCATAGAAATCACCAGAGTATACTCCCACAATTTCTGTTTCAATTGATCGGGAACAACGTGCCAATTGACATAAGCCAGCGACACATTATCCCTTGCCAATGTCCCCAAGAAATTACTTAGCTGTACTACATCTCCTTCTATATTTGAAATTGCTTGACCCTTTGCATTCAAAGAGATGACCACTTTCTCATTAGGGTTCCTTCCATGAACCCTAATCATTTTGGTCGGTCCTCTACGTTTTCTAGGAGCACGTACTTAATATACCAGGTACAAAAAAATAAGGTACGATCGGTGAAACTGTATTAGTAAACATAAAATGACAATTAACCAAAAAGACGAATACATGTTACCTTTATGGACTTCCTCATCTGCATTCTGTTCCATTTTGAATTCAACAACATTCTCATTCATCGGAGCTTCATCATTATTCATTTGACGGTCTCGTAATGCGAAGTAAGTAGCAACCGTACCAGGAGCTGGTCCATCATTGCTTGACTGTCTAAAAATCTTGGTGGATGTCGGTTTAACAGGTTGTGGACAATATGCCCTTATAGCTGCCCTCTCAGTTGCAGTGCCAGATTTTCCAGGGGCTGCATTGGCTCGTGAATGAGTCCTTGGCTCAACATCAATTTTCTTTTGCTTAACAGATTCAATGTACTGCCATTTGTGTTTAGAATTAATTAACCATACTTGGTATTAAAGTGAATTAAGCCAAAAATAACCaaaaaaaataatcaaataatgTATACATCAGACGAATCATCGCTTTCAACGTCCCCTTCATTTGCCGGAACATATTGTGAGTCGTCTTCCTCAATAGTTGTCTCTTTCCCTTTTTTACCTTTTGATTTACTACTCGACTCCACTGCATCTTTAAAAGTAGAAACTATATGAGGCAACCCGAGTGATTTATAAACTTCATTATTTGCCctcattttatccagtttcaacTTTTCATACTCGCATagtggtggaggtggtggcaacTACAAGACATTAGTATACAAttaaatatattataaatttaaataggtgaaaatcATAAAAGATGACTAATCGATCAAAAGCAATGGTAATAACATACCATTTTATCAGCATCCCCTCTACATCGAGTCTTTTTCACTTTTTCCACGTTTCTTTTGAGAAACTTGGGGAGCGGTGATGGTGGTGGTAACTGCAAGTGTagataaataaatcagaaaaatgCTTGATTAATCGACTACTTTATTTGGATGGTAACAATGAGAAATTAGATAGTATATGATTATTAGTGAAAGTTACtgaatattaaaaaataaaacgCATCATTCGCGATCATCTGAAAAATGATTGATTGAGCATCTAACcgaattaatatttaaattttatttggACTTAATCAGAAGCAATATACATTTAAATTAGAACATGCATGATTAACAAATGAGGTTGTTTGGACTTAATCAGAAACAATATacatttaaattaaaaaaatgcATGATTAACAAATGAGGTCATTTGGACTTAATCAGAACCAATATACATTTAAATTAGAAAATGCATGACTAACTTCTTTCTCTCAATATATACAAATTGTATGCACATTACAAAAGTTGTGTTTGGGTGAAAAAATGGCTAAAATTTGTATTTAACAGTTAATACAAAAAAAGAGGTGTAAATAATACCTTGTCAGCAACATCAATACAAGTATCTTCACTATCCTCTCTCCAACCAgcttttttgaattttaaatactcggagagcggtggtggtggtggtaactacAAGTGTACAAAATAAATCAAGAAAGCATATATATACATTTAAAttgttttttttcaaaagtaATCATTTAAATACCTTTTCAACAACATCCTTATTTCCAGTATCTTCAACATCCCCTGCACATGGTTCTAAGGCTAACTTCCTTCTCGCAGTTACTTTCTCATTTTCACTGACAAGTACATCTTATCCACTTTCTTTTGTTAAAATATCCTGCCAACCACCCACCTCGGGAAACTTTTTATCTATTTTCTTTTTTTGCTGCTGGAGTTGATGTGTGGTAACAAACTTACGCTTCAGCGGTTTCTCAGAGGAAGCTGTAACAATTATCAATAACGTACTTTAGAATTCAGTGTACATACCATTATATGTGATTTAAACATTACATATATAAATACCTTGGATGAAGTTTTCCCTAGGCCGGGTGATCACATGAGGTTGCATTTGAGGAGCCAGCTCAATTTGTTTGTCAACAATGTTGTCGATGTAGAAGTTCACTAAATAACCAGGAGCACAATCTTCCACAAGAGCCATGACTTGCTTATCATTTGACAACAGCTGCCAACCACCTTTTCTTCCTCTGTTTGCGTAGATTCCTCAAATTTCAGTAAAATGGAGGTTATCTTTGACCAATTCCATAAGCACAGAATAAGAAAAGGATTCAACGTCTAAGCCCATCACAATGAAATGTTTTCCACCAACATATGATGTCTTCTTAAACTTCCCTTCATAGTGCAACCTCACATTAACTGTTGTGTCGTCCATCCTGTTAAGAAAAAATCATTAAAGTCAGTCAAGTTTATAAATATGTATCAGAAATTAAAAcaagaagtgctgatatttttatacaagaggtgctgatatttttatacaagaagTGCAGATATTTTAGTTAAATATGTATCAGAAATTAAAACAAGAAGTGCTGATAGTTTTATACAATCAAAAGAGTTCAGAATAAAAATATGTATACTGCACAGCAAcaagaagtgctgatatttttatacaagaagTGCTGATATCTTTATACAAGAAGTGCTTATATTTTTATACAATAAGtgctgatatttttatacaagaagTGATGATATTTTAGTTAAATATGTAttagaaattaaaataagaagtgctgatatttttatacaatcaAAAGAGTTCAGAATTAGTCGTTGTGTTTCACTGATTAATATTTCTAATAAGGTATTAACAGCAATAATGTGCCATATGTCAAGAAATAAAAGCACAATAAATTGAACAGGCTAACAACAAAAAATACAAATATAGACCAAATCTATAAAAAAAACATATAATCTCCTGAAACTAACAGTTAAAATTGAACGTAAATATCATAAATACACAGAATGTGTAAGAACAATTTTAGGATGATTCAAATCTGACATAACAATTAATCATTAAATCTAAAACATCAAACAGTTTCATGACATTTGATCAAATTACAAATAGATAGTGGACAATGCATTTTAATCTGGAAAATAAAACATGACTAAAATCGAGAAAAGTAATTCTCTATAAGAAACAAGTTCTGTGATCTAGGGAGACAGAAATGGAATTTGTATTTGGGGGACATTATCTCTGAAGCAACTCCCGTCGCCAACTTCAAATTCTATTTCAGGATCAATATCGATATCATCTAAAGTAGTGGTTCTGATCTCTTCTTCAGTTGCATTCTCATTCTCAGCATCACACACGTCCCTTGGCAACTTCTTAATAACATAATGAACCATTTTTTGAATTGGATCTTGCACATAAAAGACTTGTTGCACTTGCGATGACAGAACATAAGGATCATTTTTGTGGCTTAACTTATTAAAATTTACTTTAGTAAGACCATATTCATCCTTCTCCTCTTGGTACCAACAGCATTTAAAAAGGACCATGTTAAAAACCCCCCAATAATCTAGTTCAAAAATTTCCTCGACTGATCCATAGTAGTTAACATTCCCAACTACTGGATTTTCGTCTTTCGAACTAGCAAAACTAGTGGTCTCTGCAGTTACAAAAACACCACTATTTTGTGTGATACACCGTGACTCTCTGGACTTGGTATGGAATCTATATCTGTTTACTATGTAGCCGGTAAACCATTTCGCTGCTCTATTAGGACCCAATGCGAGAACCTCTAAATCTCTAGAAATCGAGTCCTTACTCAGAACCTGTTCTTTTAACCATATCCAAAAATCTGAAGTGTGCGTTCTTTCCATTTTGAATCTTTTCGAAATTGCCTCACCATCTAGTGAAACTCGATGCTCCCTAGAAAAATGAAGTTTACACAGTCTAAGAAAGGTAAAAAGTGATGACATAAAACTGAATTAAATGAGAAAAGGACTTGAAAGCTTACCTAATCAGACTCTCTATTTCACTATTGCCGGAGTTGAATAGAACATATTGATGAGAAGCCTTCCAATCTGCATGTTTCAATTTAAAGACTTTTCCATCTTGATTCTTTTTTGTTCCAATATGATACTCCAAACTTGCATTTCTTGCAGAATGAGACATGGTATCTTATGTTTCTCCTTCACCAGTCAAAAATCTTGAACAGAATGTGACACATTCTTCTGCCAAATAACCTTCTGCAATTGAACCTTCCGATTTACTTCTATTCTGAACATAAGATTTTAACATTCCATGGAACCGCTCAATAGGAAACATGGACCTAAGTTGCATTGGTCCTCCATATTCGACTTCCCGGCACAAGTGAACAAGAAGGTGGACCATTATATCAAATAATGATTGTATAAAAATCATCTCAAATCGACAAAGTATGTCGACAATATCTTTTTGCAGCTTCTTGAGTCATTTAAATCGATCACTTTGCTCCATAGACCTCTGAGAAATGTGCCCAGTTTGATCAACGGTAATGCAACCTCCGGCTTTAATGTTCTTCTCACGGCAAATTGTAACAAATAATGAAGCATGAAATGAGCATCGTGGCTCTTTACCCAACCACCTTTTTTCTCACTTATGCTTACATACCGAATTATATTCGAAGCACAACCGTATGGCAGTTTTGTATTCTTCAATACGGAGCAAAAGATTTCTTTCTCCTTTTTTGTCATGTCGAATATTGCAGGTCTAATTTCATATGACTTTCCATCAGCAGATAAAACAGGATGAAGGGGATTTCTTATATTTTGTTCTTGTAAATCGAAACGCGCTTCTAAATGATCCTTTGACTTGCCACTAATATTAAGTAGAGTACCTAATATTTTGTCACATACGTTTTTTTCAATGTGCATGGGATCAAGGTTGTATCGAAGTAGATTATGTCTCCAATatgataaataaaaaaaattgattttttttaaaggAAATTCATTTTTAACCTTTTTCTTGCCCTTCCCGAAATGGTTTTCGTACCCCTGCAACAACTCTTCAATATCAGTTCCTGATAGAACTGGTGGAATCCGTCCCATTTCAATATCACCATTAAAGTTTTTTTATCCAGCCTCCACTTATGTGTAGGCTCAAGAAACTTCATATGGTTCATGTAGCACATTTTTCTGCTGTGTTTTAAATAACATGAAGAAGTCTCGTAATGGAAAACAGGACAGCCTAGTTTTCCCTTCGTAATCCAGCCGGACAACATTGCATATCCGAGAAAATCACTAATGGTCCATATCACGCGTGCACGCAACTTAAAATTCTAGTCAATCAAGGCATCATAAGTTTCAACGCCGACATCCCATAATTCTTTTAACTCTGTAATCAAAGGTTGTATATACACGTCAATATTATTGCCTAGAGAATCTGGACCCGATATTAGTGTTGAGAGTATCAAATTTTCTTGCTTCAGCACAGCCAAGGTGGAAGGTTATAATTTACCAACATAATTGGCCATGTGCTATGAGTTAAATTCATTGTACGATACGGGCAGAATCCGTATACTGCTACACCTAAGTTCACATTTCGATGTTCCGAGGAAAAATCAGGATATTGAGCATCCATCATTTTCCAAGCCTCGCCATCAGCCGAGTGTCTTAGTTTCCCATCCTTTTTACGTCCCACTGCATGCCATGTCATAATCTTGGAAAACTCTTTGCACATGAACATTCTTTGCAACCTTGGCTTTAGTGGAAAATACCTCATTACATTTGCCGGCACTTTGTGAATCAACTTCTCCGGCTCGTTATTAACACCACTGCCTTTTTTCTCTTGTACAACCCACCTTGAAACTCCACAAGTATGACATTCATCTTTATCTTTATTTTCTTCCCAATATAACATGCAGCTATTTGGGCATGCGTATATTTTCTCATAATGAAGACCTAAATCCTTAATGATATTCTTTGCAACATTGAAGGACAAAGGCAGGTGGGCTTCAGGAAACGCTTCTTTCATTAGCTTAAGCAACTCCCCAAATGCGGACTCACTAATTTCATTAACACACTTTAAATGATAGAGTCTGATCATGAAACCTAATCGAGAAAAGTTAGTACATCCCGGGAATAATGGTTGTGTTCCTTCCTCAACCCTTCTATAAAACTTTTGCGCCTCTGCATTTGGTCTTCCTTCACAATTTTCCCACTTTTTACCCATACACTTGAACATCTGTTCTAAGTTATTCCCAAAATTCATCCCTGTTTCGTAATCCATGAAGTTAGTACTAACATTTGGCTTCATTTGTAaagtttcataaatccatttGACATGTGCTAGGGAAGGACCACTACAAACAAGATGGTCATCGATGACCTCTCTTGTATGCCATTTACGATCAATACAGTTTTTGCAAGGGCACTTCATTTCATTGCCCCTCGCACAAACTGGGAAGGAATTATCTAAAAAATCTGTCACCCCTTGTCCGTATTCTGCGCTATATCTTGGTAGTCCTATCCAAACGTTACTCTCAGAGTCCATTACAAATGTCTGAACTTAGTTTGAACCTACCTTCACCTAGAAAAAATAGAGTAGATGTGACAATGAACTTAAGGTTTTATACTTGACTAATAGAGAGCCTGTGAATAACACAAGGTGTACAAGAAGTAATATGTGTCATGCAGTGCTTAAGAAATAGTTGAACAAGACATATGGCTGTACAAGTAACAAGAGAGTGATGAAAGTAAATGGAGGTGCAACAGAGGCAATGAAGCCGTTACTGGGAAACTATTATCAGTATGATGGGACTCCAATTCTCAAGGCAATGTACAGAGAAATGAAGATATGCATTTATGTCGAGAAAGATGAAGGTGAGACCAAAGGAGTCTACTGGTACAGAAAGGAATTTTAGGTTGATGAGCATTATTATCCTAATGGCGAGTATATAATTCTATTATTATCACTGCATTTACTTTAGTAATTTTAGATTACTTGCAAGTCAATGCGGTACAATAAGATAAGAGTTATACAGTAACTCGATGTAATGAAATAAATATAATACCATTCCGGTTATCCAAGAATTTCTAAGCTCACTAGTAATTTTTCCTGTTGCTTCAACTTTCTGATTCTAATCTTCAATGCTAGTGACATTAAATTTAAAACTAATGATGAACACAAGTGCATAGAAATATAAACAGAGCTTATCAGGGGAACTAAAAGTGAAAAGAAAGCTACTGCATCAATtaacattaaaaataaaaatacatcagaagaactgttaggtcccaatttgtttgtagaaggggggttgaatgcaaataataccgtttaatcgaataaaatgcggaataaaaatatgaaacaaaattcaagttaaataaaacttttattaaacttgaaaggtgttacaactacggtatcggttacaagggattaatctcaaatcaattaatacaaatctagaataaattcgacatgaactttttctatttttgaaattaaaagatcaaatgctaaatgcgatttgagattaagttctagggattttaatccgctagattgatacacaagaacaagataaataattctagtggattggatttaacttttcaatctagaattttgatcttgaataaagcagatgaaaaataaaatgttgagcctttgttttctgctgagttctttacttgtgttttttttgttgaattattgcatgaatgtcttctgctgtgttttgttgtttaagtaaacaaaacaatccagtttacacagcaagactttcggcaagacaatcaaatgaactggtatgacaatccatttgaactggtaggactttcggtgagactatcctcttgaactagcaagacaatcccaatagctagcaagacaatcataatgaactagcaagactttcggtatgactatcaattgtcataccgattgtcatagtagttcaaatcacattgtcttactgaattattaatagattttaatctaataataattctgaaaatccttaatattaattctgaattaattaatcaattaatcaattaattcaattaatcaataaattaatctttgcagatataatttattttcttaattaaattatttgacttaattaattaatagagaattaatactaatcttgagcagcaaccattcttctgaaaatcttctgaaaataactgtcaattatgaatcaattccaccacttcaatgttgacactcgatgtactgtctggttcatgagtggctaacttccgtgacgtttcttcaagccttgaccttgatactcttgattttcttcagattaaatccttgtaattaattgataccctgacgagatctatgtcacttgattaaatccacaatcttgatttatatcactgaggcttgatcaatttcttgagcttcttccagtgaattaagtcttcaagtctgtagatgaataatgtttcttaaccctttgacagatgttactttgtgagatctctctgacgatagatccactatttacttattacattc
The sequence above is drawn from the Apium graveolens cultivar Ventura chromosome 2, ASM990537v1, whole genome shotgun sequence genome and encodes:
- the LOC141692697 gene encoding uncharacterized protein LOC141692697 translates to MDSESNVWIGLPRYSAEYGQGVTDFLDNSFPVCARGNEMKCPCKNCIDRKWHTREVIDDHLVCSGPSLAHVKWIYETLQMKPNVSTNFMDYETGMNFGNNLEQMFKCMGKKWENCEGRPNAEAQKFYRRVEEGTQPLFPGCTNFSRLGFMIRLYHLKCVNEISESAFGELLKLMKEAFPEAHLPLSFNVAKNIIKDLGLHYEKIYACPNSCMLYWEENKDKDECHTCGVSRWVVQEKKGSGVNNEPEKLIHKVPANVMRYFPLKPRLQRMFMCKEFSKIMTWHAVGRKKDGKLRHSADGEAWKMMDAQYPDFSSEHRNVNLGVAVYGFCPYRTMNLTHSTWPIMLVNYNLPPWLC